The following nucleotide sequence is from Clostridiales bacterium.
ACATGGTAAATAAATTAAAAAGAAATGTAACGGTCAGCTATATATATAGTTTTTTCATGGATTTGAATATAACAACGGCAATATGGGTTTTATACCTTTCATATAAGGGTATGTCTCTTATACAGATAGGGCTGCTCGAGTCCATATTCCACGTAACAAGTCTGCTCTTCGAACTGCCCACAGGGGCTATAGCCGATATTTACGGCAAAAGGTTCAGTGTAATCTCAGGAAGAATACTTTCGGTTATATCCTGCATGCTCATGATTGTATCCCGTAACTTTATAGAATTCGCGCTGTCCTTTATTGTAAGCGCCGCATCATATAATCTGGACTCCGGTGCAGCGGAAGCCCTTGTATATGACAGCTTAAAAGAATTGGGCGAGGAAAAAAGTTACAAAAGAATATGGGGCAATCTGGCGTTTTTAATGTCCATTGCCCAAGGTATGGCAATACTGCTTGGCGGAATCTTGGCCGACATAAGATTTATATATGCATACGCTTTGGGTACAGCCATTCAAGGTGCGGCACTTATTGTTTCATTTAATTTTACAGAACCGCCCGTAAAAAATACTGAGGACGAAAGCGAAACACTGGTACGCCAGATAGCAAAAAGCATTGATGTTTTGAAGGGAAGAAAAGCAGTCCTTTACTTAATAATCTTTTCAGCGCTTTTATCCAGCCTTGAAGCTACAGTTTTTTTCTATGGTCAGAAATACTTTGAAAATATCAGTTTTACAAAGACTGCCATAGCATTAATTTTTGCAGCAGGCAGCCTTATCTCCGCATTGAGTTCAAAAGCTGCATACAGAATAGAGCGTTTGCTAAAACCTGAGAGAACATTGGTATTAATATCTGCAATAAACGTGCTGTCTTTTTTAGGTATGTCCATTTTTATGAATTTATCAGCCATATTTTATTTGGTTTCATCGGTAGCCGGGGGCATAGCATATCCTGTTTTCAGCGACTATATAAATTCAAAGATACCGTCTAAATACAGGGCAACACTGCTGTCGCTAAATAGTCTCTGCTACAGCTTAATAATGATATGCATCTTCCCCATTTTCGGCCTTATGGCTGAAAAAATAGGCTTCTCAATTACATTTGGAACAATAGCTGTTATATATGTACCCTTTATTATTTTCCTTATGATCAAGCTAAAGGAACATGGCGGACAACATAATAAGCCAGAGTAAACTCAATCGGCCCTGGCTTTTTTTCATCTATTACGCCAGTTAGACGGATTTACTGGAATTTTGTACCGCATTTGGGACAATACTCTACATTATTTTGTACCTCAGCTTTGCAATTGGGGCAAATCTTCATATTCTTTATCTCCATGATCTTTGCCCTGACTGCCGTAATATGATCTTCTATACCCTTTATTTCCCTACAGCTTTCTATCAGAGTTTCAGGGACTTCCTTCCCCTCCCTGTACATCTTATAAATCCCTTTTCCTATTGCAGATGCAATTTCTTGAATCTTGCTCTCATCGGAATTTATAGACATATTTAACTTTGCCACCTCAACCAGGTCCCCTGATTTCCTGGCAGCAGCCTTGGCTGTCTTCTCGACTTTCTTTGAAATGTTATTAAGAAATGCCATATATTCGTCCTCCTTATAAAATTATATAACATAGAATTAAATTCCAATTAATTTATATGCTTTATCTATTATATTATAACAAAAGCATTTTAAAGACAAAAACGCCGATGAACCTCTTGTTTCTTAACCGTTACAGTCTTTCCAAGTTCTATTTAATCACAAGCTCGATTGGGCAGTGGTCGGAGCCAGATACATCGGCATGTATCGCAGCTTTTAATATTCTGTATTTAAATCTCTCGGATACACAGAAATAATCGATACGCCATCCGATATTTTTTGCCCTGGCATTAAACATATAAGACCACCATGTATATGCATCCCTCTTCTCAGGATAAAAATAGCGGTATGTGTCGATAAAACCCGCATTTAAAAGCTCGGTAAACTTGCCTCTCTCCTCATCCGTAAAACCTGCATTATTCCTGTTGGATGACGGATTCTTTAAATCAATTTCTTCATGTGCGACATTCATATCGCCGCATACAATCACCGGTTTAAAGCCATCCAGCTTTTTCAGGTATTCCCTGAAATCATCCTCCCATCTCATCCTATAGCCGAGCCGTTCAAGTCCCCTCTTGGCATTTGGGGTGTATACATTGACAAGATAGTATTCGTCAAATTCAAGGGTTATAACACGCCCTTCCATGTCATGCTCTTCGATTCCAATTCCATAAGCGACGGTATCGGGCTCAACTTTAGTAAATATTGCCGTGCCAGAATACCCTTTCTTTACAGCATAATTCCAGTACTGGTAGTATCCATTGGTCTCAAAGTCGATCTGTCCTTTCTGCAGTTTGCTTTCCTGTATGCAAAATATGTCCGCGTCAGCATATTTAAAATAGTCAATAAAACCTTTCCCAATGCATGCTCTCAATCCGTTTACATTCCATGAAATAAGTTTTTTCATCTTGTATGTACCTCCCCCTTTGTTCCTTTATTTTATATCTGAAGAATATTATTCCAATCGCTAAGCTCACAGTCTTGAGAGTCTGTAAACTTGTTCAGGGCAGAATCAAAACTCGCTTCGCTCAGACATTGATTCTGCTTATCCTGAACTTTCATTAACAGACTCTAAAGACTTTCCGCTAATTGCTCTTTCCATAATATTCTTCAGATAATCTTTATACACCTTTGTTCCTTTATTTTATTTTACAACTGGCGGGTATGCGGTACAATATTATTATTTGAAAATCTGCGCATAAGTGAGAGCGATAATTTATAATTATATACGGACAATGTCATTCAAGGGAGTGCCGAAATGAAAGAATTAAAACAAACGCACGGGTTAAAGCAGAGATTCGAATCTATAAAAAGCAAGGCGCATAAACTAAAAAAAGAAGTTAAGATATTATATCTGGCATATAAGAGGCCGGACACGCCTTGGTATGCCAAGCTGCTAAGCATTATTGTAGTTGGATACGCCTTAAGCCCTATCGATTTAATCCCGGATTTCGTTCCCGTATTAGGGTATCTGGATGATTTGCTGCTGATACCATTAGGAGTTCTGCTGGTTATAAAACTTATACCAAAAAATATCATAGATGAATGCAGGACCAATGCCGAGGATACCATAAGCGAAGGAAAGCCCAAGGGCTGGATCGCAGCCGGAATAATAATACTTATCTGGGCTGCAATAATCGGACTTATCATTTATAAGTTGGCGTTCCGCTGATTCATAAATATTTGCTGTGCCAACAATAATACGAGTATAATTGATTAAGAAATATAAATATTTCCAACATTTTAGCAAAGGTGGGAGTAAAAATGAGAAATAACCTGGAACTCAGATGTTTTAGGCCTGTAGGATGTACTGCTGTCTTTAGTGATGACGGCAGCGCGGTTACTATCGAATCCCTCAAGGGCGAAGCGGGAAAGTTAGTTCTTGAAGGGACGCCCGGAAAGTTAGGAAATATAAACTGGAATGATTATAAATATCTTGTATTTGATGCAATAAACCACGGAGATCATTCAATGGCTGTGGAAATCGAATTCTGGGATGCTGACCATGCATATGATGATCCGAATATACACT
It contains:
- a CDS encoding MFS transporter; protein product: MVNKLKRNVTVSYIYSFFMDLNITTAIWVLYLSYKGMSLIQIGLLESIFHVTSLLFELPTGAIADIYGKRFSVISGRILSVISCMLMIVSRNFIEFALSFIVSAASYNLDSGAAEALVYDSLKELGEEKSYKRIWGNLAFLMSIAQGMAILLGGILADIRFIYAYALGTAIQGAALIVSFNFTEPPVKNTEDESETLVRQIAKSIDVLKGRKAVLYLIIFSALLSSLEATVFFYGQKYFENISFTKTAIALIFAAGSLISALSSKAAYRIERLLKPERTLVLISAINVLSFLGMSIFMNLSAIFYLVSSVAGGIAYPVFSDYINSKIPSKYRATLLSLNSLCYSLIMICIFPIFGLMAEKIGFSITFGTIAVIYVPFIIFLMIKLKEHGGQHNKPE
- a CDS encoding zinc-ribbon domain-containing protein — its product is MAFLNNISKKVEKTAKAAARKSGDLVEVAKLNMSINSDESKIQEIASAIGKGIYKMYREGKEVPETLIESCREIKGIEDHITAVRAKIMEIKNMKICPNCKAEVQNNVEYCPKCGTKFQ
- a CDS encoding exodeoxyribonuclease III, coding for MKKLISWNVNGLRACIGKGFIDYFKYADADIFCIQESKLQKGQIDFETNGYYQYWNYAVKKGYSGTAIFTKVEPDTVAYGIGIEEHDMEGRVITLEFDEYYLVNVYTPNAKRGLERLGYRMRWEDDFREYLKKLDGFKPVIVCGDMNVAHEEIDLKNPSSNRNNAGFTDEERGKFTELLNAGFIDTYRYFYPEKRDAYTWWSYMFNARAKNIGWRIDYFCVSERFKYRILKAAIHADVSGSDHCPIELVIK
- a CDS encoding YkvA family protein, encoding MKELKQTHGLKQRFESIKSKAHKLKKEVKILYLAYKRPDTPWYAKLLSIIVVGYALSPIDLIPDFVPVLGYLDDLLLIPLGVLLVIKLIPKNIIDECRTNAEDTISEGKPKGWIAAGIIILIWAAIIGLIIYKLAFR